The Armatimonadota bacterium genomic interval GGCGCGATGCCTGCAGCTCGAGCGTAGGGCGTCCCACACCGCGGGCCGATCCCACCCTGCTCCGCTACCGTGTGTCCGTGCCCAGCCACAGGATCACCCGGGGCACGCGTCGCAACACAATCTCCACCGCTTCCCCCGTACCCACGCGGTACAACGGCAGGTCGTGCCCGTCCACCCACAGCCGCTGCCGGCCGGTTGGTCCGATGCGCACCGTGAGCCTTGTGTGCACCGCGCCGTCGGACCTCCCGACCAGCTCGTCGCCGCGTCTGTGATACGGGGGAGGTAGCCCCAGGTGCTCCAGGACCGCCTCCTCCGTGCTCGACACCTCCACGAGCCGCAACCCCCCGGCGGCGACCTCGAATCGCTCGGCGGTCGGCGCGCCGTACAGCGAGTAGGTGTACTCGAGTCGGACTTGCGAGCGCGGCCCGACGGGCACCCGCCACAGCAACCGACCCGTGCCGGCGTGGCGCACCTCGACCGCCGCAGCCGGAAGAACAGACGCCGCCGCAGCCGCACCGACGATCGCGGCGGCCAGGACCTTCGCCCTAGAAACCTTCGACGCCGCGCTCCCTGTAGTACCGGATGGCCCCCGGGTGGAAGGGCACCGGGGACCGGCCTGCGATTCCGACCAGTGTGATGTTCGCCGCCTCCTTGTGCACCTGCGCCAAATCCGCGCGACGTTCGAACAGCAGTTTCGTGATCTGGTAGGCGAGTTCCGTATCGAAGTCCTGGTGCACGACCAGCAGGTTCGCCACGCCGATGGTGGGAACGTTGGCCGGTAGGCCCGGGTAGAACTCCTTGAGGACCACCGCGCGGAAGTACAGGTTCCCGTACCGGCGCTGCAGGGCGGGCACCAGGCCGTCCAGGGCGACCATACGGATTCGCACGCCTGGGGTAGCCGCCAGGTCCAGGATCGCCGCGGTCGGCAACCCGCCGCTCCAGAAGAACGCGTCGATCTTCCTGTCCTTGAGGGCGTCCACCGAAGGGGCGACGCCCAGCCGCTCCTTTTGGATGTCCCGGTCGGGGTTCAGTCCAGCGGCCTCGAGGATCCGCAGCGCGGTGATCTCGGTCCCGCTGCCGGGCGCCCCCACCGAGACGCGCTTGCCGCGCAAGTCCGCGATGGTGTTGATGCCGGTGCCGTCCACCGTCACCAGGTGGTTGAAGTTGTTGTACAGCGGAGCCAGCGTCCGGATCGGGACAGGGTTGCCGCGGAATGCCTCCAGCCCCCGGAAGGCGTCGAAGGCGGTGTCGGCGAGCGTGAAGGCTAGGTCCGCGCGCTTGGCCTGGATCAGGCGCATGTTGTCGACCGAAGCCGGCGTGACCTCTGCCGTGGCGGTGACGTTGGGGAGGTGCCGGGAGATCAGGGACGCAAGGCCCCCTCCCAGCGGGAAGTACACGCCGCCGGTGCCTCCGGTGGCAATCGAGAGGCGGATCACCGAAGGTCCGGACGCCACCGGTACGGTCGTCGACAGGATCAGGACTACCGCAGCTGCCAGAACGGCAAGACGACTCGCACGCATGGTTCGACCTCCCACCCTGCTCGTGGTGCGGTGCACTTCTGCACCGTCCCCTGCCCCTCCTGTCGGCCCGCGGGCGCGTCGCCCGGCACCGCCTCAGGCGGCGAGGGCGTGCACGATCTGTTCCTCGCGGCGCTGCAGCTCCCGGGCGGCCTGGTTCAGCGCCGCCGCATACAGCATCAGGACGTAGGCACCAGCCGCCGGCACGGCTGCTGTGCCCCAGGAGGGCGGAGCCCACGCCAGCAGCCCCATGGCCGGCAGCAGCAAGACGGCGCCGGCGGCGGCGGCCGCGAGCTGAATCAGCGCGTATCCGCAGCCCCGCGCGAACGAGTGTTGCTGGAGCCCGCCCTGTCGGGTGACGACGCGCAACGGAAGCCATACGGACAAGAAGTTCCCGACGGCCGCGAGCACGACCGAGCCCAGGCCCATGCGGAGCAACACACCCGGTAGCGCGTACCACTGGCCGGTGAGCGCCGCGAGCGTCGAAAGCAGCGCGGCGTTGAACGGTAAAAGCACGGCGAGGAGGGCCAAGTTCTTGCCCAGGAGGAGGTCCCGCCGCCGACAGGGCGACTGGAAGAGGAACCGGGTGGCCTCGCCGTCGGACCCAAAGAGGTTGCCGAGGATCGGCATCTGCCCGAACAGCAGGATGACGACGGCCGGGACGAGTGCGAACATGAGCAGGCGCGGCGGCGGACGGAAGGCGACGAGGGGGAAGTACACCAGCGCGAGCAGGTACAGCAAGTTCAGCACGCGGGACTTGAAGAAGGGGTCGCGCAGCGCGACCCTGAGCTGCTTGGCGAAGACCGCTCCGATCGGATCCGGCAGCAACGACCCCGCGACCTCCCCACCCCGCCGGGGTTCGCGCAGTGACCGACGCGTCTGCGTCCGCTCCAGTCCCTCGCCCTCGTAGGTTCTGCGAACGGCCCACACGAGCGCCGTCGCTGAAAGCGCAGCCAAAGCCACCAGGCCCACCAACAGCGCACCACTCTCCACCCAGTCCCCTCGGTACGCGGCGTCGACGGCACGGGACGCCAGACCCGGGGGCAGCCACGCCACGACCTGCCAGGTCTGGCTGGTGAGGAACTGTTCGAGGTCGAACCGCACCCCGCGCCGCCCCGCGGCCTGGAAGGCGAGCAGCAGCAGCATCAGCCCCAGCGGCGCCAGGACGACGACCAGGTCCCGTGCCCGTCGGCTCTGCGCCGCTGCGGCGGTGGCGACGGCGATCGCCTGGTTCAAGGCGACGGCGTGCGCGAAGAACAGCCCCACGGACAAACCGGCCGCAGCCTGCACCGCGGGCGGGCCCGGGACGGCGAAGGCCACGGCGGCCAGTGTGGGCAGCGTCAGCAGCACCGGTGGGTCGAGCACCGCGCCGCCCAGCAGGGCCGCGAGCAACGTCGGTCGGGAGATGGGGTAGGCGAGCAGCTGCCGGACGTCGTAGGTGTCTCCGAGCGCGATGCCCACAAGCGGGCTGAGGATCCACATCATGTGCACGCCGAGGAGCACCGCACGGTGGAGGTCTTCGGCGTGCGGGCCCAGCGTGCGGGCCGTCACCCAGAGGGACCAGGCGATCCACAGCGAGCCCGGCACGAAGAATCCTGCGGCGGCCGCCAGGCCCAGACGGGACATCCCCTCGCGTCCTGCGGTGCGCCAGATCAGGCGCCACTTCAGCCACAAGAGCAGCCGCAGCTGATCGCGCGCGGCAGGTGGGGCCGTCAGGTCAGCCACGCCAGCGCCTGCGGGTCGGTGTCGGCCCCGACCAGCGTCAAGAAGACATCCTCCAGCGTCCCCTCGCCGCCCGACGCCCGTTCGCGCAGTTCGGGGATCGTACCCTCGGCGACGATGCGACCGCGGTGGATGATCGCGATGCGGTCGCACAGCCTCTCCACGACCTCCATCACGTGGGAGGAAAAGAAGATCGTGGTGCCGCGCCGTGTGAGTTGCTGCAGCAAGCCCCGAATCGCACGCACCGAAATCGGGTCGATGCCGTTGAACGGCTCATCCAAAAACAGCACGCGAGGGCCGTGGATCAGCGCCGCCGCCAGGGCCACCTTCTTCTTCATGCCCATGGAGTAGTCGGCGATCAGCCGGCCCCGGACTTCCTGCAGGTCTAGCAGGGTGAGGAGGTCGTCGGCCCGCCGGGCGGCCTCATCCGGCCGCAGACCGTACATGCGGCCGGCAAAGACCAGCAGTTCGCCACCGGTCAGGCGTTCGTAGAGGCTGACCTCCTCGGGCAGCAGCCCGATGCGGCGCTTGACCTCCAGCGGCTCGGCCTGCGCGTCGTATCCAAGGACGCGCACGGTGCCCGCCGTCGGCCGCAGCATCCCGGACAGCATCCGGATCGTGGTCGTCTTGCCGGCGCCGTTGGGACCCAGAAAGCCGAAGAACTCACCGGGCCGCACCCGCAGGTCGATCCCGTCCACGGCGCGCATGCCGTCGAATGCCTTCACCAGCCGTTCGGTCTCGACGGCGTACGGTCCGGTCTCCACGGTCCCTCCGGGCGGCGTCAGGATGGGCCGTCCCCTTCGACACTATCCGGGTTCCGACGGGTTCGATCAAGCCTCGCCGACGCGTCCGCCGTTGTCGGACGCCCGCCTTTCGCGCTAGCCTTGGGTCTGGGTCCCATGTACGTCGTCCTCGCAGGCGCCGGACTCGTCGGCTCCCAGATCGCCAAGGCGCTGGAAAGCCAGCACGACGTCGTCGTCATCGACCTCCGCCCGGAGGTCCGGGATCGACTCGCCACGCTCGACGTGCGCGTCCTGGTCGGTCAAGCCACCGACCCCGAGGTGCTCACCGAGGCGAAGGTGGACCGGGCGGACGCCTTCATCGCGTGCACCGACCGCGACGAGGTGAACCTGATCGTCTCGATGCTCGCCAAGGGGCTGGGCGCCCGGCAGGTCCTATGCTTTGTCGGCCGCGCGTCCTACGCAGAGATCCTCACCGACCCGCGCGCCGCCGAGGTGCTGGGACACCGCATCGACAAGGTGATCTGGGCGCAGCGGTCGGTGGCCGAGGAGATCATCGAGATCGTCCAGGTGCCGGGTGCGCTCGACATGGAGACGCTGGCCGGCGGCCGTCTGCGGTTCGTGGAGTACCGGATTGCCGCGGGCGGCGTCTTCGCGCAGCAGCCGCTGGCGGGTCAACAGTGGCCGGAAGGGGTGCACCTGGCGGGGATCTTGCGCGGACGCACCTTCCTGGCCCGAGAGGACGAGGGTCTGGCGCAGATCGTGCTGGAACCGGGCGATCGGTTGCTGTTCGCAACGACCCCGTTGGGCTTCACCGCACTGCAGGCCTGCTTCGCCCCCCGGGGCCGCGTCCGCCGGATCATGGTCGTCGGCGGCGGCAGCGTCGGCTACATGGTCGCCCGCGAACTCGTCAAGCACAAGCTGGAGATCACCATCGTCGAGCGCGACGCGCGCAGGTGTGAGTTCCTCTCCGAGCACTTGAGCAGTGCCTGGGTCCTGCACGGGGACGGTACCGACCTGGACCTGCTCACCGAGGAGGGTCTGTCTCGCTCCGACGTGCTCGTGGCGGTCACCGACAACGACGAGAAGAACCTGCTGGTGTCGTTGCTGGCCAAGCAGATGGGCGTGCCGAAGGTGATCACGCGGGTGGGCCGCCCGGAGCATCAGCAGCTGTTCGAGCAGGTGGGTATCGACGTCCCGGTGACGCCGACGGTGTCCGCGGTGCGCCAGGTCGTCGACTGGCTGGCGCCGGAGGTGGGCCACGTGCCCGTGCTGGAAGAGACGCTGGATCTGATCGAGGTGGAATTGCCGAAACGGTACCGCAGGATGCCGCTGTCCGGACTGAATCTGCCCCGGGGTGCGACCGTCGTGGCCGTGCTCAACGGCCAGCGGGCTTCCCTCCCCGGACCGTCGACCACCGTCGAGGGCGGAGACCACCTCCTCATCCTGGCTCCCCGCGAGATCGAGAATGAGGTCCTCAGGCGCCTCGCCTGACCCCTCCTATCCGGCCGTCGCCGCCTACATCATCGGGACCGTCTGTCTGGGTCTGGGGGTCCTGCTCGCGCTGTTTTGGGGTGCTGCGCTGCTGCTCGAAGAACCGCCGTCGGGATTCGGTGTCGGAGCGCTTACGGGGATCGGCGCAGGAGGGTTGCTGCGCGCCGTCGGCCAGGGTCACACCGAACCGCGTCGGAGCGAGACATTTTTCACCGTCGCGACGTTGTGGCTCATCGCGCCAGCGCTCGGTGCGGTGCCGTACTGGCTGTCGGGCGGGCTGACGTACCTGGACGCGCTGTTCGAGTCGGTGTCGGGGTTCACCACCACGGGTGCGACGGTGCTCACTGACTTCGACCGCTTCGGTCCGGTCCTGTTCCTGTGGCGGGCCGCCACCCAGTGGATGGGCGGTCTGGGGATCGTGATCCTGTTCGTCGCCGTCCTGCCGCAGTTGGCCGTGGCAGGCCGCCAGTTGTTCTTCGCGGAGAGCACGGGCGTCCACAAGGAGAAGCTGACGCCGCGCCTGCAGGACACAGCGCGTTCGGTCTTCCGCGTGTATCTCCTGCTGACGACGGCCTGCGTCGTGGCCTACTGGCTCGCCGGGCTGTCCCCGTACGACGCGGTGGCCCACGCGCTCACGACCCTGCCGGCGGGTGGGTTCAGTCCACGTGCGGAGGGGATGGCGGCCTACCCGGCCGCGGTGCAGTGGGTGGCCGTCGTGTTCATGTTTCTGGCCGGGCTGAGCCTGGTGTTGCAGTACCGATTGATCTTCGTGCGAGAGCCGCGTCCTCTGTTCGCCGATCCGGAGGTGCGCGCGTACGCCGCGATCGTACTCGTGGCCGGTGCAGGCCTCGCGCTCCATCTCGCCGCGGGCGGCGCCCACCGCGGAGCGGACGCGGTCCGCCACGCCTTCTTCCAGGTCGTGAGCATCCTGACCACGACCGGATACCACTCGGTCGACTTCACCCGGTGGCCCCCGCCCGCCCAGGCCGTGCTGGTGGGGTTGATGTTCATCGGCGGCAGCGCTGGATCGGCGGCCGGCGGCATCAAGGTCGTGCGCTGGCTGGTGATCGCCGCGCTGGTGCGACGCGAGCTGCACCGCACGCTGCACCCACAGGCCGTCATGCCGCTGCGTTTGGGGGCCCGCGCCGTGGGCGACGAAGTGCTGCGGGGAGTCGCGGCATTCGTGACACTCTACGTCGTCCTCTTCGCGGCCGGCGCGCTGCTGTTGGGGGTGTTGGAAGGCGACTTCGTTGTTGCGTTCACCGCGCCCGCGGCGACGATCGGGAACATCGGCCCAGGGCTGGGCGGCGTCGGGCCTGCTGCATCCTACGCGCAGCTGCAGCCGGCGTCGAAGGCCTTTTTGATCTTCGGGATGTGGGCCGGCCGCATCGAGGTGATCCCGGTCTTCTTGCTGTTCAGCCCGGAACTGTGGCGGAGGCTGCGGCCCTGATCCATCGTGCGGGCCCGCGCCGCGAACCTGGCCGGGCTCGGGAGCCAGGACGTCTCCCTCGTGCGCTGAGGCACAGCGGCCCTAGGCGACCGGGTGCAGCTTCGTGTACGCGAGCTTGCCGCCGGCCAGGATGTAGGCGCGCTCCCGCTCGTTGAGGTTGACCCGCACCGGGATCTGCGTGCCCTTCGTACGGTTGTGGAGGACAAGGCGCTGGTCCCCGCGTTCGATCGCCGCGCGGATGCCGGGCAGTTCGATCTCGTCGCCCTGCTCGAGGTGGGCCCAGTCCGCGGGATCCTCGAACACCATCGGCACGATTCCCCAGTTGATGAGGTTGGCGTGGTGGATGCGCGCGAACCCCTTGCTCACGACGCCGCGCACGCCCAGGTACATCGGGGCGATGGCCGCGTGTTCGCGGCTGGATCCCTGTCCGTAGTTCTCGCCGCCGACGATGATGCCCCCGCCCCACTCCCTGGCGCGCGCGGCGAACTCCGGGTCGATGCGCGCGAAGACGAACTCGCTGAGTTTGGGGATGTTGGACCGGTACGCGAGGTACTCGGAGCCCGCTGGGCTGATGTGGTCCGTGGAGATGTCGTCGCCGACCCGGATCAGCACCCGCCCTCGCAGGTCGCCCTCCAGCGGCGCCTTCACCGGGGCCGGCACGATGTTGGCGCCGCGCTGGACCCGAAACGCCTCGGCCTCCGGCTCGGTCAGCGGCGGCACGAGTCCCGGGTTGTCCTGGCTGATCCTCTCCGGAAGCTCCGCCGGGGGCGCGGGGATGTCCAGATCGCGGGGGTCAGTGAGCACGCCGGTGATCGCCGTTGCCGCCGCGACCTCCGGGCTCGTCAGGTAGACATCGTCCTCCTTGAGGCCCGACCGCCCCTTGAAGTTGCGGTTGATCGCGCGCACGCTGCGTGTGCCGGGGGCCGGCACGTGCCCGATGCCGATGCACGCCCCGCATGTCGCCTCGCTGACGTTCACGCCGGCGGCGATGAGGTCGGCCAGCAGTCCCTCTCTGGCGAGCAGTTCCAGGGCCGCACGGCTGCTCGCATGCACGAAGAACGTCACGTCCGGGTGGACGTGCTTGCCCCTGAGGACCTTCGCGACGGCCTGCAGGTCGGTGTACGAGCCGTTGGTGCACGACCCCACCATGACCTGGTGGACTTTGACGCCGGCTGCCTCGCGCACCGGCCTAACGTTGTCAGGGTTGCTGGGCAGGGCGACCAGGGGTTCGATGGCGCTCAGGTCTACCTCCACGACGTCGTCGTACTCGACGTCGGGGTCTGGCAGCACTTCCCGCCAGTCGTCCAGCCGTCCCAGGCGGCGGTAGTAGTCCCGGGTGACCTCGTCGCTGGGGAAGATCGAGGTGGTCACCCCGATCTCGGTGCCCATGTTGGTGATCGTCACGCGCTGCTGCGCGTTGAGAGTCCGGATCCCTGGACCGAAGAATTCCAACAGCTTGCCGGCATTGCCGCGTACCGTGAAGCGCCGCAGCAGATCGAGGATTACGTCCTTCGCCGTCGCCCAAGGCTGCAGTGCACCGACCAATCGCACGCCGACTACGTAGGGCATGTCGACGTAGTACGGGCCGCCGGCCATCGCCACGGCCACGTCCATACCGCCGGCGCCGATCGCCAGCATCCCGACGCCGCCGCAGTGCGGAGTGTGGCTGTCGGCGCCCAGCGCGGTCTCACCGGGGATCGCAAAGTGCTCCAGGTGGATCTGGTGTCCGATGCCGGTGCCCGGCTTGGCGTACCAGGCACCGTACTTGCGGCAGGCGCTGGCCAGGTAGAGGTGGTCCTCCATGTTCTCGGGCTTGACCTGCAGCACGTTGTGGTCGGCGTAGGCCACCGCGACCTTGCAGCGCACGCGTGGCAATCCCATCGCCTCGAAGTGCATCATCGCCTGCGTGCCGGTGAGGTCCTGGATCAGCACCTGGTCGATCCGCAGCCCGATCTCTTCGCCCGGGACCATCCGGCCCTCGACGAGGTGGGAGGCGATGATCTTCTGCGCCATTGTACCCTTGGCCATGTGGAGAGTCCTCCTGTCGCGTGGGGTTGCCATACTAAGGATAGCGCTGTCGGCGAGACACTGGAAAAATGGGGGTCGTGGTGAAAGTCGTCTGTCCGCGGTGCGATACCCGTCTGCTGTTGCTGGTCTTCAGGGACGTCGAGGTGGACGTCTGTGAGCGGTGCGGCGGGGCGTGGATGGACACCGCGGAACTGCAGGCGCTGCTTTCCCGCGCAACGATGCCGGACGCCGATCCGCTCATGCGATCGCTGTCGGCGACCGCGCACAGGCCAGACGGGGCCGTCCTGTGCCCGCGGTGCGATGCGGGGATGGTGGAGGTCTGCGCCGGCGACCTAAGGATCGATCGGTGCCCGGAAGGCCACGGCGTGTGGCTGGATGGCGGCGAGCTGGATCACCTGTTGCGGCAACCCGTGGGCGCGGCATCGGTCCTCGCCGAGGTCCTGGGCCGGCACGGTGCTCAGGGCTAGCGATGTGGGAGCAGATCCGCTCCAACCGCTGGCGCTCCAACGTCCTGGTGGCCGCGATGGCCGCTGTGCTCGCCTCGCTGGGATATGTGGCAGGCGAGTGGGCTCTGGGCGGGGGCGGGGGCCCGGTCGGCCTGCTGTTCGGTCTGGCCGTGCTGGGCGTGCAGCTGGCGGTGTACGCCACGGCTGGTGAGGCCATCGTCCTGCGCAGCGCCGGCGCCCGACCCCTGGCGCGCGAAGACAGCCCGCGGCTGTGGAACGTGGTTGAGGAGATGGCGATCGCCGCCGGGCTGCCGCGCCCTCCGCGCGTCTACCTGATCGACGACCCCGCGCCCAACGCGTTCGCCGTCGGGCGGCGACCGGAAGAGGCGGCGATCGCGGTCACGACCGGGCTGATGATCCGACTCAACCGCGACGAACTGCAGGGAGTGGTCGGTCATGAGGTCGCGCACATCGGCAACCGCGACGTGCAGTTCATGACCCTGGCGGCGGTGCTGCTCGGGTCGGTCGTGATCCTGTCGGACGTGCTGTGGCGCTCGATGCGCTACGGTGGGCGCAGCTGGCGGCGGAGCCGTTCCCGCGATGGAACAGGGCACGCGATCGTGGCGGTGGCCGCGCTGGTGCTGGCGGTTCTGGCGCCCCTGCTCGTCCGCATCCTGTACTTCGCGACCTCCCGGCGGCGTGAATATCTCGCCGACGCGAGCGCCGCGCAGTTTACCCGCTACCCCGAGGGGTTGGCATCGGCGCTGGAGAAGATCGCCCAGGCGCCTGCGCGCCCGGTTGCGGCCAACGCGGTCACCGCATCCATGTTCATCGTCAACCCGCTGCAGGCGGGTGACCGGGGGCTGTTCGCCACGCACCCGCCCACCAGCGAGCGCATCCGCATCCTGCGGGGCATGGCGGGCGCCGGCCTGGCGGACTACGAGGCCGCCTACCGCAGGCTTCGCGGAGGGCGCGTCATCGGCCCCAGATCGCTCGCGTCGGCCGGCGCGCTACGCATTCGCCCTCCGTCGGAGGAGGGGCCGGTCGCCACCAGGGCCCAGGTGCGGGAGATCGTACACCGCCTGGGAGACTACCGAACGATCCGATGTCCGTGCGGGGCCACGGTGTCGGTGCCGCAGCCGTACGAGCGCGAGGAGGTCCGGTGCATCCGTTGTGGGGCGGTCCACAGGGTGGTGCGAGGCTAGCGGCGACCGCCGACTATAATGTTCCCGTGCGCGGCCAGCGGCTTCCCGGCCAGGACCTCGTGGACGCGGGGCTCGCCGACCTGGAGCGCGGCGTCGAGTCGGTGCCCGCGCTGCTGGTCTCCATCGGTGCCCCTCGGCTGCGGCGCATCGGCTTTTCGATCCCCACGACCATCCCCTCGCCGGAGCGCCGGCTGTACGAACGGCTGGCGGCCGAGGATCCCGATTCGGCGCACTCGCGCTACAACGCCCTACTACGCCGTCTCGTCAGCTTCGAGCGGGCCGCGGAGTGCGCCAGGTAGCCGACGCCGCGCGCATCCGTGCGTTCATGCGCGCATTGGGCCGCGCATCCGATGAGGAGGCGCGCGTGTACTTCACCGGCGGTGCCACCGCGGTGCTGATCGGCTGGCGCGCGTCCACGATCGATGTGGACATCCGGATCGTGCCGGAGGTCGACTCGGTGTTTCGGGCCATCCCCAAGATCAAGGAAGAACTGCGCATCAACGTCGAGCTCGCCTCGCCCGAGGACTTCATCCCCGTGCGGCCGGGGTGGGAGGACCGCAGCCCGTTCGCTGCGCGGGAGGGTCGCCTGTGGTTTCACCACTTCGATCCGTACGCACAGGCGTTGGCGAAGATCGAACGGGGGCACGCTCAGGACGTCGAGGATGTCCGCGCGATGATCCGCCTCGGGCTAGTGGACCCGGCTGGCCTGCGGGCCTACTTTGCAGAAATCCAGCCCCGCCTCTATCGGTACCCAGCCGTGGACGCCACGAGCTTTGGGCGGGCCGTCGACGACTTCCTCGCAGAGCTGTGACGGCCGCGTAGGTCTCTCGCCCGGTTGACGTTGCGCCGGCACGGAGCGATGCTGGCACCATGACAGCGGGCAGGCGGCGCCGATTGACAAACCGGCGGGTGCCTGCCGTCGGGCGTTGATCCATGCGGCTGCCCTACCGGGAGTGGGACGAGGACTTCGAGGTGTTCGGCGTCGTCTACCGGTTTGCCTTCCGGGGCCCGGTCGAGGACCCGCCGCGCTGGGAAGTCCGGGTGTTCGACGCGGCGGGCGAGGCCGCGGTGCCCGGGGTTGTGCGGGGGAAGACCGAGGACGACGCTCGATGGCGCGCCGAAGAAGCGATCCAGACATGGGCTGCGGTGCGCCGCCTGCACGCGGTCGCCTCACGCGTCGCGGATCGGATCGCCCCGGGCTCAGAGGTGTTGCTGAGCGAGCGGGCGACCGAGATGGAGGTGGAGCTGATCGGCGGCTGGGCGCTGGGGGCACCGTTGCTTCTCGATCGGGACGACGTGCTCGATCCCGATCGAACCGAGGAAGAGTGGGAGGCGTGGATCGAGGCACACCTCCTGGAGCACGCGGTGCAGACGAGCGGGTAGACGACGGGGAGACCGTGACCCGGCGCGAGAAGACGAAGCTCCCGCGGCGCGTCGCGCTGTTCGACGGCGTCGGCGCGCGTGCCCTGGGCCGGATCGCCGACTCACTGCCGGACGACCTGCGCCAGGTGTTCTTGGACAGCCCGCGGGCCGCGATCCTCCGCGGGTGAGCCGACGAGCGTCGCCTTCGGGCTCGGTGCGCGGGAGGCGTCGGCCGACGACCGGGATTGGAGGTGCTCGTCGTGGTCGCACCGCAAGCCGTTCGCCGTCACCTGCTGTGGTTGTTGCGCGGAGGCGACGCCCACGCCAGCTTCGACCGCGCAGTACGGGGCCTGCCGGTGCGTCTGCACGGGGTACGCCCCGCCGGCCTGCCGTACTCACCGTGGGGACTGATCGAGCACATGCGCACCGCGCAGTGGGACATCCTTGAGTTCACCCGCAACCCCGATCACCGGTCCCCTCCGTGGCCGGCCGGCTACTGGCCGAGTGAACCCGCCCCCGCGGACGTCGACGCATGGCGTCGGAGCGTGGCTGCGTTCCGCGCCGATCTTCGGGCGATGCAGCACTTGGTCGCCGATCCCGCCACCGATCTGTTCGCGCCGATCCCCCACGGCCAAGGGCAGACGGTTCTGCGCGAGGCGCTCTTGGTCGCCAACCACAACGCCTACCACGTCGGGCAGCTGATCGTCGTCCGCCGCTTGCTGGGCGCGTGGGCGGACTGAGCGCCCGGCTGCTGCGGCGCCGAGGGAATCGGATGGCAGGCGGTCGGGGCGCCACCTCGAGTTCACCGTCGGCGTCGTTCAGATGAGCCCGGCGAGGGCGCTGGGCAGCTGCGCCTGGTGATCGAGGGTGCGGCAGTCGAACAAGGGGTGCACGGACAGGACGTGCTCCGTGACGTTTCCCGCGCGGTGCAGGTAGACGACGGGACGGTGTTGGCCGTGCGCGTCGGTCTCCTGGACGATCGCGACTGCGTCGGGCCCCGGCGCGTCGACGAAGTGCTGCAGAGGCACGATCCCCTCGTCGCAGATCCCGTGCGGGCCGAACGAGACCGCCCGGGCGAGGTAGCCCCTCTGGCCCCACAGTTCGGCGGCCTCGGTGACCTCGAGGAGCAGGTAGAGCACCACTTCCTCGGCCCTCAGCGAGCGCCGTGCGGGCTCGATCCCAAAGTGCGTGCGCACGATGTGCTCGGCCATCGGCGAGGGGGCAAAGTCCAAGGAGGAATACGACGCCACCACCCGAATTGCCCGTTGCCGGGCCGTTGCCCGGCCAGGGGCGGGCAGGGGGAACGGTCGTCTGCCCAAGGAAGTCATTGACAGCGAGGCGGCCTACGCTGGTTGACTGGCCGGTACGCTGGCGGAGCCAGCGCTGATCGCGAAGATGGAGAACGCGGGCTTCGTGCGCGTGGAGGCGGTCGGTAACCGCGTGACGCTGGACAAGACCCGGCTCCGCCTGTACCCGCTGTTCACGGAGGAGTTCTTGGACTGGCTGTTCGACCAGTTCGGCTGTGCGTCACCCATCTACACGGTCCACCTGCGCGGGATCCGTCCGGTGCAAGGGGGGTAGGACCGCTGGGGCGATCACAACGGAGTGCGAGCACGCGCGGCGCCGGGCTGCCTGCTACCCGCCGCTGCGCTGTCCCTGTGTGCGGTGGCGTTCGAAGTACCGGATGAACCCCGCGACGTTCATTTGGTAGTTGGCCGCTATCTCGTGCCGTTCGGCGGCATCGGACCCGCACGCCGCCTCCACCTGCGGTTGCATGTGCGCCCGCATGCGCGCGACCAAGGACTCGAGGCTTTCCCCCGCTTCCCACCCCGGATACAGGACCTCCGAGAACTCGCGCAACCGACGGCGCATCTGTGAGAGCACTTCGCGCGGGTCTTCACGCACCCCGAAGTGCGTGAGGCACAGCCGGCGCGCGCGCAACTCCTCAAGCCGGTCCAGCGTTCGCGTCCACGCCTCCAGGTCCAGTTCGGGCGGTGGTGTGGGCGGCCGGACGTAGTCGCA includes:
- a CDS encoding TAXI family TRAP transporter solute-binding subunit; this translates as MRASRLAVLAAAVVLILSTTVPVASGPSVIRLSIATGGTGGVYFPLGGGLASLISRHLPNVTATAEVTPASVDNMRLIQAKRADLAFTLADTAFDAFRGLEAFRGNPVPIRTLAPLYNNFNHLVTVDGTGINTIADLRGKRVSVGAPGSGTEITALRILEAAGLNPDRDIQKERLGVAPSVDALKDRKIDAFFWSGGLPTAAILDLAATPGVRIRMVALDGLVPALQRRYGNLYFRAVVLKEFYPGLPANVPTIGVANLLVVHQDFDTELAYQITKLLFERRADLAQVHKEAANITLVGIAGRSPVPFHPGAIRYYRERGVEGF
- a CDS encoding ABC transporter ATP-binding protein; this encodes METGPYAVETERLVKAFDGMRAVDGIDLRVRPGEFFGFLGPNGAGKTTTIRMLSGMLRPTAGTVRVLGYDAQAEPLEVKRRIGLLPEEVSLYERLTGGELLVFAGRMYGLRPDEAARRADDLLTLLDLQEVRGRLIADYSMGMKKKVALAAALIHGPRVLFLDEPFNGIDPISVRAIRGLLQQLTRRGTTIFFSSHVMEVVERLCDRIAIIHRGRIVAEGTIPELRERASGGEGTLEDVFLTLVGADTDPQALAWLT
- the trkA gene encoding Trk system potassium transporter TrkA, translating into MYVVLAGAGLVGSQIAKALESQHDVVVIDLRPEVRDRLATLDVRVLVGQATDPEVLTEAKVDRADAFIACTDRDEVNLIVSMLAKGLGARQVLCFVGRASYAEILTDPRAAEVLGHRIDKVIWAQRSVAEEIIEIVQVPGALDMETLAGGRLRFVEYRIAAGGVFAQQPLAGQQWPEGVHLAGILRGRTFLAREDEGLAQIVLEPGDRLLFATTPLGFTALQACFAPRGRVRRIMVVGGGSVGYMVARELVKHKLEITIVERDARRCEFLSEHLSSAWVLHGDGTDLDLLTEEGLSRSDVLVAVTDNDEKNLLVSLLAKQMGVPKVITRVGRPEHQQLFEQVGIDVPVTPTVSAVRQVVDWLAPEVGHVPVLEETLDLIEVELPKRYRRMPLSGLNLPRGATVVAVLNGQRASLPGPSTTVEGGDHLLILAPREIENEVLRRLA
- a CDS encoding TrkH family potassium uptake protein; translated protein: MRSSGASPDPSYPAVAAYIIGTVCLGLGVLLALFWGAALLLEEPPSGFGVGALTGIGAGGLLRAVGQGHTEPRRSETFFTVATLWLIAPALGAVPYWLSGGLTYLDALFESVSGFTTTGATVLTDFDRFGPVLFLWRAATQWMGGLGIVILFVAVLPQLAVAGRQLFFAESTGVHKEKLTPRLQDTARSVFRVYLLLTTACVVAYWLAGLSPYDAVAHALTTLPAGGFSPRAEGMAAYPAAVQWVAVVFMFLAGLSLVLQYRLIFVREPRPLFADPEVRAYAAIVLVAGAGLALHLAAGGAHRGADAVRHAFFQVVSILTTTGYHSVDFTRWPPPAQAVLVGLMFIGGSAGSAAGGIKVVRWLVIAALVRRELHRTLHPQAVMPLRLGARAVGDEVLRGVAAFVTLYVVLFAAGALLLGVLEGDFVVAFTAPAATIGNIGPGLGGVGPAASYAQLQPASKAFLIFGMWAGRIEVIPVFLLFSPELWRRLRP